A region of the Denitrificimonas caeni genome:
CAGATAAGTAAATGATCGGCACGCCAACAAACCTCTCATTATGCCGAATCACTTTGGCCAGCTCAGGGCCGTCGCATTCGGGCATATACATATCGAGGATAATTAAGTCTGGATTAAAGTCTAATAATTCAGTTAACGCCTGAGTCGGATCGGTAATGGCACGGGTCATGATGCCTGCCGCATTGAGGACGCGCTCAGTAAACGTTGCTTGCGCTTTTGAATCATCCACCACCAGCGCGCGATAAGGCTCGGCATGCACCACTGAGACCCAGCTTTCTATCTTTTCTAAAATATTGGCAGCATCTAAATTGCCGGTAGAAAAAGCTTGCCCACCAGCTCTTACAGCAGCTAAGCGGGTCAGCGCAGTCACTTCATTTTCACTGTAAAACAACACTGGTACAGCGCTGTCATGGGCTTTTTTAACTTGCTGCGCCAGCTCTAAGCCATAACCTGGACGAATAAAGTCCACATCCAGAATAATCACCGCTGGATAACGCTTCGCCATGGCTTGCAAAAAGGTGTCGGCATCGGCAAACACTTCAACTTGCAAATAAAAGGACTGCAACTGCTGGGCTAAAGACTCTGCTTGCTCAGCACAATGCAACACAAGGTAGATGGGTTTGCGCACCACAGTGGGCAAAAACACCTGATCAATACTTTCCCCCTGACGCAGGCCAGTCTGCAATAACTCTTGCAGCAACTGTGTGATGCTCTCAATGGCATGGCTGTTTAAACGGTTAGCGTTGCTCTCAACAGCAGCCAACACCTCTAGCAACTGCTTGGCAATGGCTATGTGGGCAAACTGCTCAAAACGCTTGGCATGACGCAGTAAACGCTCCCCGGCATCACGCATATTGACTAAATCCTGACGACTCCACTCACTGTTGTGTAAGTTTTGCCACAGCTCTAAAACTTGCCGCGCCTGATTGATCACCCGCTGCGCGAAATGCTGTTTTAAACGCTGCAAACTTTGCGTTTGAGTGCCAGTCATCTTTTACCGCTCCACTAGCCCTTTAGAAACGCCGAGCTATCTATGCATAAGCAGCATTACGCCACTAACTAAAGTCTAAATATAACTGTCACAGGAACGAATGCAATACATCCTTATGCCCTAAGCAGAGAACTGCGTGGCTAATCCTTATTTTTCCATCAGTTCTCTGTGCAGCTTAAGCGACAGCCTGCACTACAGCCTCGCCATTGTTTATAGTACACTCGACACATCAAGCAGCACGGTCTATGGCTGCTCACCAAGCATAAGAAAAGGGTTCCGGCATGCTTAATTGGAAAAAACGCTCACGCGACGCTCGCGACCAAGTTAACGACTCAGTGGATGACGTTAAAAGTTATTTTGGCGGTATTTGGTTCAGTCGCACTATCCTGACAGTTCTGGCTGTTTACCTACTGGTTACCATTGTTATCGGTTGGTATTGGAGCCAAGAGCCGGAGTTTTTCTCTGTTGAAGAGTATGCCCAACAAACTGCCGAAAAAACCCAGCAACCCTTAGTCACTGGTTACACCACTGTGGTTACCCTAAAAGAAGTTGCCTCCACATTACTCGACAAACCCGGTGGTTATTTAAGCAACGATATTGCCCCTCCTGGCATTTGGTTAGACAACATGCCTTCTTGGGAGTACGGCGTACTGGTACAGGTGCGCGACTTATCCCGAGCACTGCGTAAAGACTTTGCTCGCTCGCAATCACAGTCTTCTGAAGATGCAGATTTAGCCAAAGCCGAACCACGCTTTAACTTCGACAATAAAAGCTGGATGCTCCCCGCCACCGAGGACGAGTACCGCTCAGCAATTAAATCCTTGGACCGCTACCTCGCGCGTTTAAGCGATCCTGACCTCACCAACACGCAGTTTTATG
Encoded here:
- a CDS encoding diguanylate cyclase produces the protein MTGTQTQSLQRLKQHFAQRVINQARQVLELWQNLHNSEWSRQDLVNMRDAGERLLRHAKRFEQFAHIAIAKQLLEVLAAVESNANRLNSHAIESITQLLQELLQTGLRQGESIDQVFLPTVVRKPIYLVLHCAEQAESLAQQLQSFYLQVEVFADADTFLQAMAKRYPAVIILDVDFIRPGYGLELAQQVKKAHDSAVPVLFYSENEVTALTRLAAVRAGGQAFSTGNLDAANILEKIESWVSVVHAEPYRALVVDDSKAQATFTERVLNAAGIMTRAITDPTQALTELLDFNPDLIILDMYMPECDGPELAKVIRHNERFVGVPIIYLSAEDDLDKQLDAMSEGADDFLMKPVKPRHLVATVRNRAARARHLKTRMVCDSLTGLYNHTHILQLLEDACERAQKLRAPMCFVMIDIDHFKQVNDTYGHSMGDKVIKSLALFLKQRLRRSDQIGRYGGEEFAVILPNTELHFAEKIINEIRLRFAAIRFPAQDQELSCTFSAGVVAYDGTLDSAQLADLADQAMYKAKHAGRNQVAVL
- a CDS encoding DUF2333 family protein codes for the protein MLNWKKRSRDARDQVNDSVDDVKSYFGGIWFSRTILTVLAVYLLVTIVIGWYWSQEPEFFSVEEYAQQTAEKTQQPLVTGYTTVVTLKEVASTLLDKPGGYLSNDIAPPGIWLDNMPSWEYGVLVQVRDLSRALRKDFARSQSQSSEDADLAKAEPRFNFDNKSWMLPATEDEYRSAIKSLDRYLARLSDPDLTNTQFYARADNLNNWLGDVATRLGSLSQRLSASVGKAPLNMENITELSVSVDGSSPAQANIEEVVKTPWLQIDNVFYEARGQAWALSHFLRAIEIDFADVIAKKNATVSVRQIIRELEAAQEPLWSIMVLNGDGYGVLANHSLVMANYISRANAAIIELRQLLTQG